A genomic region of Caulobacter sp. NIBR2454 contains the following coding sequences:
- a CDS encoding AI-2E family transporter, whose translation MAAIVPVTSRSSLIIIAAVAVGFTLYFLRDILTPLALAVFLAVMIDGFARILGERIPGFPARAALPVAVVASILIFGLTTWFVAENAATFVNQLIHYGPRIDGRIAQVADLLGIAAPPPMRELITRFNATRYIGPVAAGFQNFASDAVFVLIYLGFIIASRRGFKQKARALFVTDAERQDAIKAFDRIRSGVERYLWIQTVTGVIIAFGSWIAMVAVGLDSALFWALLIFLASYIPVVGGVIGVALPPVFALVQFETWWQAIVLLSVLQTVQFVVANVILPRMQGDSLNMDPVVVLLALAFWSLVWGLPGAFLSTPLAVMTMIILAQFEGGRKIAILLSADGDPLGADEAKGRPRRKKPVAKPSS comes from the coding sequence ATGGCCGCCATCGTACCCGTCACCTCGCGAAGCTCGTTGATCATCATCGCCGCCGTGGCGGTGGGCTTCACGCTGTATTTCCTGCGCGACATCCTCACGCCGCTGGCGCTCGCCGTATTCCTGGCCGTGATGATCGATGGGTTTGCGCGCATCCTGGGTGAGCGCATTCCGGGCTTTCCGGCCCGCGCCGCGCTGCCGGTCGCCGTCGTGGCCTCGATCCTGATCTTCGGCCTGACCACCTGGTTTGTGGCCGAGAACGCGGCCACCTTCGTCAATCAGCTGATCCATTACGGCCCGCGCATCGACGGGCGCATCGCCCAGGTGGCGGACCTGTTGGGGATCGCCGCCCCGCCGCCGATGCGCGAGTTGATCACGCGTTTCAACGCCACCCGCTATATCGGGCCGGTAGCCGCGGGCTTCCAGAACTTCGCCTCCGACGCCGTTTTCGTCCTGATCTACCTGGGCTTCATCATCGCCTCGCGGCGCGGCTTCAAGCAGAAGGCCCGGGCCCTGTTCGTCACCGACGCCGAGCGGCAGGACGCGATCAAGGCCTTCGACCGTATCCGCAGCGGGGTTGAGCGCTATCTTTGGATCCAAACGGTCACCGGCGTGATCATCGCCTTCGGCTCATGGATCGCCATGGTGGCCGTGGGCCTCGACAGCGCCCTGTTCTGGGCTCTGCTGATCTTCCTGGCTTCCTATATTCCCGTCGTCGGCGGGGTGATCGGCGTGGCGCTGCCGCCCGTCTTCGCCCTGGTTCAGTTCGAAACCTGGTGGCAGGCCATCGTCCTGCTCAGCGTGCTGCAGACAGTTCAGTTCGTGGTCGCCAATGTGATCCTCCCCCGAATGCAGGGCGACAGCCTGAACATGGATCCGGTGGTGGTCCTGCTGGCCCTGGCGTTCTGGAGCCTGGTCTGGGGTTTGCCCGGCGCCTTCCTGTCCACGCCGCTGGCGGTCATGACCATGATCATCCTCGCCCAGTTCGAAGGCGGGCGTAAGATCGCCATCCTCCTGTCGGCTGACGGCGACCCCCTTGGCGCGGACGAAGCCAAGGGGCGTCCGCGCCGAAAAAAGCCCGTCGCGAAACCTTCGTCTTGA
- a CDS encoding matrixin family metalloprotease: MPVFGPAKWDSAQRGVGATVTWSFAESNYASLAQRYSGYVDLTPIADAFRASVQAAFDAWEAVANIDFVWVADASNVDIRVGDHAIDGRPSAGQGSTLATAQFWYSGGRMSIAQVYFDVDAYDRGNFYSTAVHEIGHAIGLDHASLPEAVMYAQITSANRSGTLHGDDIAGVQTLYGAKAAAGASATVSLLQASFEHVLRVDPATAPATLILSDGSSVTNPMRSFADLLPGLATQVEMGQISLAAAQAQIAGWAATTTSVANLAYDFFTGRTPTATGLDYLINSPSNAGDLNDPYYARFNVENRYINFAVNLGKLGEGRDSFTEAYGDLTLQQATKTAYEQIFGVAATDAKVSALLSGRIDYFASYGGDGANGVGTKAAMVGWLLAEADKADLGPYVTANNRFLIDLATDGTAQFNVHLPTAYALGAPAEDSGALQLHADSVYSAPDPDFEDGSQAVLWGVVRNQVFEHAELV; this comes from the coding sequence ATGCCCGTCTTCGGTCCCGCCAAGTGGGATTCCGCCCAGCGTGGTGTCGGCGCGACCGTCACCTGGAGCTTCGCTGAGAGCAACTACGCCTCATTGGCCCAGCGCTACAGCGGCTATGTGGATCTGACCCCTATCGCCGATGCCTTCCGCGCCTCGGTGCAGGCGGCGTTCGACGCCTGGGAGGCGGTGGCCAACATCGATTTTGTCTGGGTCGCCGACGCGTCCAATGTCGATATCCGGGTGGGCGATCACGCCATCGACGGACGGCCGAGCGCCGGCCAGGGCTCGACCCTGGCGACCGCCCAGTTCTGGTACAGCGGCGGGCGGATGAGCATCGCTCAGGTCTATTTCGACGTGGACGCCTACGACCGGGGCAATTTCTACAGCACCGCCGTCCACGAGATCGGCCACGCCATCGGCCTCGATCACGCCAGCCTGCCCGAAGCGGTGATGTACGCCCAGATCACCAGCGCCAATCGTTCCGGCACGCTGCACGGCGACGACATAGCGGGCGTCCAGACGCTCTATGGCGCCAAGGCCGCCGCCGGGGCGAGCGCTACGGTCAGCCTGTTGCAGGCCAGTTTCGAGCATGTCCTGCGCGTCGATCCGGCCACCGCGCCCGCCACCCTGATCCTGTCCGACGGATCATCGGTGACCAATCCCATGCGCAGCTTCGCCGATCTTCTGCCCGGCCTGGCCACACAGGTGGAGATGGGGCAGATCAGCCTCGCCGCCGCCCAGGCGCAGATCGCCGGCTGGGCGGCGACCACGACCTCGGTCGCCAACCTGGCCTATGACTTCTTCACTGGCCGCACGCCCACGGCGACAGGCTTGGACTATCTGATCAACAGCCCCTCGAACGCCGGGGATTTGAACGACCCCTATTACGCCCGCTTCAACGTCGAGAACCGCTACATCAATTTCGCCGTCAACCTCGGCAAGCTGGGAGAGGGTCGGGATAGCTTCACCGAGGCGTACGGCGACCTGACCCTGCAACAGGCGACCAAGACGGCGTATGAGCAGATTTTCGGCGTCGCGGCCACCGACGCCAAGGTCTCGGCCCTGCTCTCGGGCCGGATCGACTACTTCGCCAGCTACGGCGGCGACGGGGCGAATGGCGTCGGAACCAAGGCGGCCATGGTCGGCTGGTTGCTGGCCGAAGCCGACAAGGCTGATCTGGGACCCTATGTGACGGCCAACAACCGTTTCCTGATCGACCTGGCCACGGACGGAACAGCGCAGTTCAACGTCCATCTTCCCACGGCCTACGCCCTGGGCGCCCCGGCCGAGGACAGCGGCGCGCTGCAGCTTCACGCCGATTCCGTCTACAGCGCTCCGGACCCGGATTTCGAGGACGGGAGCCAAGCTGTGCTTTGGGGCGTTGTGCGGAACCAGGTGTTCGAACACGCCGAGCTGGTCTGA
- a CDS encoding bifunctional diguanylate cyclase/phosphodiesterase, whose protein sequence is MLKVLTCLTVEHDFRLVVVAAVVCFSACLTAFRLFSRIRGSQGMVRGAWVLLTGLVAGSGVWATHFIAMLAYKPGLPTGYEPLGTLASLMIAVVFIGGGFAVGAARRDTDNQIAGGVLIGLGVAAMHYEGMSAFVTQGQIVWEQAIVGASVLFGVAGSVSALMVAGRARTLSSQLMAGSLFATGVCALHFTGMGAITIIPDPSIVVPAQLLSGGVLTFAVTGITAMIIMGGLGAVVIESQTSRSALERIRRLANAAYEGIVVVEEGRLNDANAAFCDLVGAPLDALVGARLEGELLIFDPAAPRGGERRREAVLRPRDGMSEIPVEVFARVLEDGRRTETSGLTVLAIRDLRERRSAEEKIRYLAEHDGLTGLPNRNSLQARLTAALDRVEASGEGLALLCLDLDNFKEANDLHGHPAGDALLVEAAQRLSSVLPAPSFAARLGGDEFVIVQIGGGDQPAAAAELAAHVLESMRRPFHYEGHELSLSVSIGVSLCPDDGRTAAALLTNADMALYRAKESGRDRYRFFKREMDETIRERRNLARELKAAIQAEELMVYYQPQARASDGEICGFEALVRWNHPVRGMIPPVEFIPIAEESGLIEALGAFVLNQACADAMAWERPLNVAVNLSPLQLNQPGLSAMVHSVLVNSGLSPQRLELEVTESALFKDYQRALDNLRQLKALGVRIAMDDFGTGYSSLSTLQSFPFDKLKIDKSFVESIHRHDRATAIVKAVLSLGRSLDIPVVAEGVETGEQLAFLRGENCAEVQGYAIGRPAPVDTLTNWTNLVAPKPSRRRSTAA, encoded by the coding sequence GTGCTCAAAGTTCTGACGTGCCTGACCGTTGAACATGACTTCAGGCTCGTCGTGGTCGCCGCGGTCGTGTGTTTTTCGGCGTGCCTGACGGCTTTCCGGCTGTTCTCGCGCATCCGCGGCTCGCAGGGCATGGTCCGCGGGGCGTGGGTGCTGCTGACCGGTCTGGTGGCCGGTTCCGGCGTCTGGGCGACCCACTTCATCGCCATGCTGGCCTACAAGCCCGGCCTGCCGACCGGCTATGAGCCGCTGGGCACCTTGGCGTCCCTGATGATCGCGGTCGTTTTCATCGGCGGCGGCTTCGCCGTGGGCGCCGCCCGCCGCGACACTGACAACCAGATCGCCGGCGGCGTGCTGATCGGCCTCGGCGTGGCGGCCATGCATTATGAGGGCATGTCGGCTTTCGTCACCCAGGGCCAGATCGTCTGGGAACAGGCGATCGTCGGCGCCTCGGTCCTGTTCGGGGTCGCCGGCTCGGTTTCCGCACTGATGGTGGCGGGCCGCGCCCGGACCCTGTCGAGTCAACTTATGGCCGGCAGCCTGTTCGCCACCGGCGTCTGCGCCCTGCACTTCACCGGCATGGGCGCCATCACCATTATTCCGGACCCGAGCATCGTGGTTCCGGCCCAGCTGCTGTCTGGCGGCGTCCTGACCTTCGCCGTGACCGGCATCACCGCCATGATCATCATGGGCGGTCTGGGCGCGGTGGTCATCGAATCCCAGACCAGCCGCTCAGCCCTCGAGCGCATCCGCCGCCTGGCCAACGCCGCCTATGAGGGCATCGTGGTGGTCGAGGAAGGCCGTCTGAACGACGCCAACGCCGCCTTCTGCGATCTGGTCGGCGCCCCGCTCGACGCGCTCGTCGGCGCCCGCCTGGAAGGCGAGCTGCTGATCTTCGACCCGGCCGCCCCCCGGGGCGGCGAGCGTCGCCGCGAGGCGGTCCTGCGCCCGCGCGACGGCATGAGCGAGATTCCGGTCGAGGTCTTCGCCCGCGTGCTGGAAGACGGTCGTCGCACCGAAACCTCCGGCCTCACCGTCCTGGCGATCCGCGACCTGCGCGAGCGCCGGTCGGCCGAGGAAAAGATCCGTTACCTGGCCGAACATGACGGCCTGACAGGCCTGCCCAACCGCAACTCGCTGCAGGCCCGCCTGACCGCGGCGCTGGACCGGGTCGAGGCGTCTGGCGAGGGCTTGGCCCTGCTGTGCCTGGATCTCGACAACTTCAAGGAAGCCAACGACCTGCACGGCCACCCGGCGGGCGACGCCCTGCTGGTCGAGGCCGCGCAACGTCTGTCCAGCGTGCTTCCCGCGCCGTCCTTCGCCGCCCGGCTGGGCGGGGACGAGTTCGTCATCGTCCAGATCGGTGGCGGCGATCAGCCGGCCGCGGCGGCCGAGCTGGCCGCCCACGTACTGGAATCCATGCGCCGGCCGTTCCATTATGAGGGCCACGAGCTTTCCCTCAGCGTCAGCATCGGGGTCAGCCTGTGCCCGGACGACGGCCGCACCGCCGCCGCCCTGCTGACCAACGCCGACATGGCGCTTTACCGCGCCAAGGAAAGCGGCCGCGACCGCTATCGCTTCTTCAAGCGCGAGATGGACGAGACCATCCGCGAGCGCCGCAATCTGGCGCGCGAACTGAAGGCCGCCATCCAGGCCGAAGAGCTGATGGTCTATTACCAGCCTCAGGCTCGCGCCTCCGACGGCGAGATCTGCGGTTTTGAGGCTCTGGTGCGCTGGAACCACCCGGTGCGCGGCATGATCCCGCCGGTGGAGTTCATCCCCATCGCCGAGGAGAGCGGCCTGATCGAGGCGCTGGGCGCCTTCGTGCTGAACCAAGCCTGCGCCGACGCGATGGCTTGGGAGCGTCCCCTGAACGTGGCCGTGAACCTGTCGCCGCTGCAGCTGAACCAGCCCGGCCTGTCGGCCATGGTCCACAGCGTCCTGGTCAACAGCGGCCTGTCGCCCCAGCGCCTGGAGCTTGAAGTGACCGAAAGCGCCCTGTTCAAGGACTATCAGCGCGCCCTGGACAACCTGCGCCAGTTGAAGGCCCTGGGCGTGCGCATCGCCATGGACGATTTCGGCACCGGCTATTCGTCCCTATCGACTTTGCAGTCCTTCCCCTTCGACAAGCTCAAGATCGACAAGAGCTTCGTCGAGAGCATCCACCGCCACGACCGCGCCACCGCCATCGTGAAGGCCGTTCTCAGCCTGGGCCGCAGCCTGGACATCCCGGTTGTGGCCGAAGGGGTGGAGACCGGCGAACAGCTGGCCTTCCTGCGCGGCGAAAACTGCGCCGAGGTGCAGGGCTACGCCATCGGCCGCCCCGCGCCCGTGGACACCCTGACCAACTGGACCAACCTGGTCGCGCCAAAGCCTTCGCGCCGCCGCTCCACGGCCGCCTGA